In a single window of the Bradyrhizobium erythrophlei genome:
- a CDS encoding substrate-binding domain-containing protein — translation MMASTRRPREGRRDKRAAVRPTQKDIAAAAGVSQAAVSMVLNKTETPSVPAATRARILKLAGELGYQPNHLARMLRSARTMALACVIPDITNPFYPGLVRGLQSVAATAGYDVLIFDTDGRAEGEERAASWLLQGRADGVVGTFFHLRAPQLATLAQKGIPIVRLESQHKPKGPLPIDSVYIDNAEASAAMTRYLIERGHQRITMILAEVGPSPRRAFGYASVMRAAGLVPKFVTDGRYSEQSGARAMGEILSETRNRATAIFCANDMLAVGAMVAARAAGLSVPDDIAIVGFDDIPAAKLLGLTTVRQPEFDLGALAAHTLIRRLQPGGLESPGQSLELKFEILKRSSA, via the coding sequence ATGATGGCGTCAACAAGGAGACCGCGGGAAGGCAGGCGCGATAAACGCGCAGCCGTTCGCCCGACCCAGAAGGATATCGCGGCAGCCGCCGGCGTTTCGCAGGCGGCTGTCTCGATGGTACTCAACAAGACGGAAACGCCATCGGTCCCGGCGGCGACGCGCGCCCGCATCCTCAAGCTGGCGGGTGAACTCGGCTATCAGCCCAATCATCTGGCCCGCATGCTCCGCAGCGCGCGGACAATGGCGCTCGCATGTGTCATCCCCGACATCACCAATCCGTTTTATCCGGGACTTGTTCGGGGCCTGCAATCGGTCGCTGCCACCGCCGGTTATGACGTGCTCATCTTTGACACGGACGGTCGTGCCGAAGGCGAAGAGCGGGCAGCAAGCTGGCTTCTCCAGGGGCGCGCCGACGGCGTCGTAGGAACGTTCTTTCACCTGCGCGCTCCGCAGCTGGCCACGCTGGCGCAAAAGGGGATCCCGATCGTCCGCCTCGAGAGCCAGCACAAGCCGAAAGGACCGTTGCCGATCGACAGCGTGTATATCGACAACGCGGAAGCTTCGGCGGCGATGACGCGATATCTGATCGAGCGCGGCCACCAACGCATCACGATGATCCTGGCAGAGGTCGGGCCGAGCCCTCGCCGCGCATTCGGTTACGCTTCCGTGATGCGCGCAGCCGGACTTGTTCCGAAATTCGTTACCGATGGCCGGTACTCGGAGCAATCCGGCGCCCGCGCCATGGGTGAGATCCTCTCGGAAACGCGCAATCGCGCGACGGCGATCTTCTGCGCAAATGACATGCTTGCAGTGGGAGCAATGGTAGCTGCGCGTGCCGCCGGCCTGTCCGTTCCCGACGATATTGCCATCGTCGGATTCGACGATATTCCCGCCGCGAAGCTGCTCGGTCTGACGACGGTTCGGCAGCCTGAATTCGATCTGGGGGCATTGGCTGCCCACACGCTCATTAGACGGCTGCAGCCGGGTGGGCTTGAATCGCCGGGCCAGAGCCTCGAGCTCAAATTCGAAATTCTAAAACGTTCGTCGGCCTGA
- a CDS encoding ABC transporter substrate-binding protein has product MPWSRRQVVAAIPAATLAAGLPRGPAIAQDGPKVVTFWFGQANSDGQAALRNDLVEAFNASQDKYRLQLEVKGAAVNNLLKVALVAGRGPDIVQTAGPAYLTAIANAGQVLPLNEFADRFKWKERFLPALLNTGVYGDKLYALPRDYESMHLFYNKEVFKQNGWKLPTNRAEFEQIADAALAKGIIPFGAGNADWKGVNEWLMTVFFNNVAGPDNVRKALSGDMPWTAAPFVEAVELSKAWYQKGYFGKNYFSLTIEQSFLQVVSGKAAMAFNGTWSFGTKSYGMSRPDTVMDVVPIPGLSPAVTSPLVHLACGATLSIAKNSQNAEGAAAVFEFMLSRSFYQNMNRDWPGKWALPVKDLPPELLQGIGYPLFEKTIAGLHEAFSKGQYGFTTWTFWPNATNSYVMEGIEQVWLNRISTDDYLNHVQTVFSQEFREGKVPPLPPRAA; this is encoded by the coding sequence ATGCCATGGTCCCGACGCCAGGTCGTTGCCGCCATCCCCGCCGCCACTCTCGCAGCCGGTTTGCCGCGAGGGCCGGCCATCGCGCAGGACGGACCCAAGGTGGTTACGTTCTGGTTCGGGCAAGCGAATTCGGACGGTCAAGCTGCGCTGCGGAATGATCTTGTTGAGGCCTTCAACGCGTCACAGGACAAATACCGGCTGCAGCTGGAGGTGAAGGGCGCCGCGGTCAATAACCTCCTGAAGGTCGCGTTGGTCGCAGGCAGGGGTCCCGACATCGTGCAGACCGCAGGTCCCGCTTATCTCACCGCGATCGCCAATGCCGGCCAGGTGCTTCCGCTCAACGAATTCGCCGACAGGTTCAAATGGAAGGAGCGCTTCCTGCCGGCGTTGCTCAACACCGGCGTTTACGGCGACAAGCTTTACGCGCTGCCGCGCGACTACGAGTCGATGCACCTGTTCTACAATAAGGAAGTTTTCAAACAGAACGGCTGGAAGCTGCCGACCAATCGCGCCGAGTTCGAGCAAATCGCGGACGCCGCCCTGGCGAAGGGAATCATACCGTTTGGCGCCGGCAATGCGGATTGGAAGGGCGTCAACGAGTGGCTGATGACCGTGTTCTTCAACAATGTCGCCGGCCCCGACAATGTCCGCAAGGCACTCTCGGGCGACATGCCGTGGACGGCGGCGCCGTTCGTCGAGGCCGTTGAACTCTCGAAAGCGTGGTACCAGAAGGGATATTTCGGCAAAAACTACTTTTCGCTGACGATCGAACAGAGTTTTTTGCAAGTTGTCAGCGGCAAGGCGGCGATGGCCTTCAACGGAACATGGTCCTTCGGAACCAAATCCTACGGCATGTCAAGGCCCGATACGGTAATGGATGTCGTCCCCATTCCTGGTCTCAGTCCGGCGGTAACGTCGCCGCTGGTGCATCTGGCGTGCGGCGCGACGCTCTCGATCGCGAAGAACTCGCAGAATGCCGAAGGCGCTGCGGCCGTGTTCGAGTTCATGCTGTCGCGGAGTTTCTATCAGAACATGAATCGCGACTGGCCGGGCAAGTGGGCGCTGCCGGTGAAGGATCTCCCGCCTGAACTGCTGCAGGGAATCGGCTACCCGCTGTTCGAGAAGACGATCGCGGGGTTGCACGAAGCATTCAGCAAGGGACAATACGGCTTCACCACCTGGACATTCTGGCCGAACGCAACCAATAGCTATGTGATGGAAGGCATCGAGCAGGTGTGGCTTAACCGGATCTCGACCGATGATTATCTCAACCACGTCCAGACGGTGTTCAGCCAGGAATTCAGGGAAGGCAAGGTGCCGCCGCTTCCTCCCCGAGCTGCCTGA
- a CDS encoding carbohydrate ABC transporter permease: MWLFALPALLINVCIIMVPALLTLMMAFFAWDGVGVPVWAGLANFQHMFGDPVFWSALTNNFIWTAIFLTVPVCLALVVATALLMSPRSRAVVQPIIFLPRILAVAVSGRIFQGMIFSPATGLVAWLNERGFSIADPLADPDRSLYAVAAVDIWHWWGFLAVVFLAAMRQISIDQIEAARLDGAGFFALLRYVLVPGIRSTLALMLILTVIWSFQVFEFIFIVTQGGPAYGSEVLATLAYRHAFFEGDVGQAAAAAGVMSLFGLCATAAYLWLQSRDSANAT; this comes from the coding sequence ATGTGGCTGTTCGCGCTTCCCGCGCTGCTGATCAACGTCTGCATCATCATGGTGCCTGCTTTGCTGACCCTGATGATGGCTTTCTTTGCCTGGGACGGCGTCGGCGTGCCGGTGTGGGCGGGACTGGCCAACTTCCAGCACATGTTTGGCGACCCTGTCTTCTGGTCGGCGCTGACAAATAATTTCATCTGGACAGCTATCTTCCTGACGGTTCCGGTCTGCCTCGCACTGGTCGTTGCCACGGCACTATTGATGTCGCCCCGTTCGCGCGCCGTTGTTCAGCCCATCATCTTTCTGCCGCGAATTCTCGCGGTTGCCGTCTCCGGGCGCATCTTCCAGGGCATGATCTTCAGCCCGGCGACCGGTCTGGTGGCATGGCTGAACGAGCGAGGATTCTCGATCGCCGATCCGCTCGCCGATCCCGACCGGTCGCTCTACGCCGTCGCTGCCGTCGATATCTGGCACTGGTGGGGTTTCCTGGCGGTCGTGTTCCTCGCGGCGATGCGGCAGATCAGCATCGACCAGATTGAAGCGGCGCGGCTCGACGGCGCCGGTTTCTTTGCACTGTTGCGTTACGTTTTAGTACCTGGAATTCGGTCGACGCTTGCGCTGATGCTGATCCTGACCGTGATCTGGTCGTTCCAGGTGTTCGAATTCATCTTCATTGTCACGCAGGGCGGCCCCGCATACGGAAGCGAAGTTCTCGCGACGCTGGCCTACCGACACGCCTTCTTCGAAGGCGATGTCGGACAGGCAGCCGCCGCTGCCGGCGTCATGAGTCTGTTCGGCTTGTGCGCGACAGCCGCCTATCTCTGGCTTCAGAGCCGCGACAGCGCGAACGCCACATGA
- a CDS encoding carbohydrate ABC transporter permease, whose translation MSKTFSLALIGIASFASLFPIALAVMNALKTTVEITGNPLAPPTRFHLENFTSAWQSAALGPSLLHSAEVAALTILLVCLTAAPCAYVLARQQGKGWRILTFYFMASITVPVQLYLYPLYFIFARLGLVNSIPGVALIYTAMFSPFAIFLLRTYVISIPFALEEAAQVDGATPWQMFFYVILPMMRPGLLTVAIIVGLNAWNEFVIAVTFLQDDSTITAIVKFYNLTGQYSTDWGQMLAAAVTIVLPVVLVFIFLQRRFIDGMTAGAVKS comes from the coding sequence TTGAGCAAAACATTCAGCCTGGCGCTGATCGGGATCGCATCGTTTGCCTCTCTGTTCCCAATCGCGCTCGCGGTCATGAACGCGCTGAAGACGACGGTCGAGATCACCGGCAACCCGCTTGCCCCGCCGACGCGATTTCATCTGGAGAATTTCACCTCGGCGTGGCAAAGCGCGGCCCTCGGCCCGAGCCTCCTTCACAGCGCCGAAGTGGCGGCGCTCACCATCCTGTTGGTCTGCCTCACGGCGGCTCCCTGCGCATATGTGCTGGCGCGCCAGCAAGGCAAGGGATGGCGTATCCTGACGTTCTATTTCATGGCCTCCATTACGGTGCCGGTGCAGCTTTATTTATATCCTCTGTACTTCATCTTCGCCAGGCTCGGCCTCGTGAACTCTATTCCCGGCGTTGCGTTGATCTACACTGCGATGTTCTCGCCGTTCGCTATTTTTTTGCTGCGGACCTACGTCATTTCGATCCCATTCGCGCTCGAAGAAGCGGCCCAGGTCGACGGAGCGACGCCGTGGCAGATGTTCTTCTATGTCATCCTGCCGATGATGCGGCCGGGTCTGCTGACGGTTGCAATCATCGTGGGGCTGAATGCATGGAATGAATTCGTTATCGCGGTAACATTTCTGCAAGACGACAGCACCATCACGGCGATCGTGAAGTTCTATAACCTGACCGGACAGTATTCCACCGACTGGGGCCAAATGCTCGCCGCAGCGGTGACGATCGTGTTGCCCGTTGTGCTGGTCTTCATATTTCTGCAGCGCCGCTTTATCGACGGCATGACGGCCGGCGCGGTCAAGTCATAA
- a CDS encoding ABC transporter substrate-binding protein yields MNRRELFKALGMASFAWSSCANAQAPGRIPKVGMLWHAGSAEEEGAYFASLIQGFKDLGYVDGQTILFEHRYAHEQYERFPSLARELVGLKVDALMASILPAARAAQQATSTIPVVFVIVADPVGSGLAESLARPGSNLTGMSNVSEDLTAKRVQTFKDTVPSLKRMGLIVHPGGQSPPRVFEEYRAAATVFGVETVVLEARTPAELDVAMESASTRRLDAIASAPDSMIFNSRGRLADLALKSRLPYMGSNLDEATAGALLAYGPNHADIFRRSAAVVDKILHGEKASEIPIQQPVTFSLRLNLQTAKKIGLVIPPLLLARADEVIE; encoded by the coding sequence ATGAATCGGCGAGAGCTATTCAAAGCGCTGGGCATGGCAAGTTTTGCCTGGTCAAGCTGCGCCAACGCGCAAGCTCCCGGGAGAATTCCTAAAGTCGGCATGCTTTGGCACGCAGGAAGCGCTGAAGAGGAAGGCGCTTACTTCGCATCACTCATCCAGGGCTTCAAGGATTTAGGCTACGTCGACGGGCAGACCATTCTGTTCGAGCACCGATACGCTCACGAGCAGTACGAAAGGTTCCCGTCCCTCGCCCGGGAACTTGTCGGCCTGAAAGTGGATGCCCTCATGGCCTCCATACTCCCGGCCGCGCGTGCGGCCCAGCAGGCGACCAGCACCATTCCAGTCGTCTTCGTTATCGTAGCCGATCCGGTCGGCAGCGGGCTTGCCGAGAGTCTGGCGCGCCCCGGCAGCAATCTGACCGGCATGTCGAACGTCTCGGAAGATCTCACGGCCAAGAGGGTTCAGACGTTCAAAGATACGGTGCCGTCCCTGAAACGGATGGGCTTGATCGTGCATCCCGGCGGACAGAGCCCACCCCGAGTCTTCGAGGAGTACCGTGCCGCCGCCACCGTCTTCGGGGTCGAAACGGTCGTGCTCGAAGCGCGCACGCCCGCCGAGCTCGATGTTGCCATGGAGAGCGCAAGCACCCGACGCCTCGATGCCATCGCGAGCGCTCCGGATTCAATGATCTTCAATTCGCGAGGACGGCTCGCTGACCTGGCGCTCAAAAGCCGCTTGCCGTACATGGGCAGCAATCTCGACGAAGCGACAGCGGGCGCACTCCTCGCCTACGGCCCGAACCACGCCGACATTTTTCGTCGTTCGGCAGCGGTGGTTGACAAGATTCTACACGGGGAAAAAGCGTCCGAGATTCCGATCCAGCAACCCGTGACCTTCAGTCTGCGGCTTAACCTTCAGACTGCGAAGAAAATCGGCCTCGTTATCCCGCCCCTCCTCCTTGCCCGCGCTGATGAGGTGATCGAATAG
- a CDS encoding acyltransferase family protein, with product MLHKPDARDQTVAAPARIAALDRARTLITLLVVLHHAVINYSYFGNGDRMRWLGFDLVVLFNDSFFMACMFFISGWFVSGSLTRWGPAIYLRRRAWRLGVPFLVSIFVVIPIAYYPSFVRYHTAETTDFNFFHFWWHTITIGPWPSGAAWFLWVLLTLDAIAALLWAAAHRAIGALGQFIDTLRDRPMTAFAAFLAFTIVIYLPMRLVFGDSAWLVPGHYPLPIQTSRILLYAGYFLAGVGVGEAGLSAGLLAENGALARRWMVWLAFALASYGVILLLVYAHHNWISNFESPPLWWHTAYGLAFATFSAAMTFTVPAVFLRFARSSFRLLDAMQPQAYGIYLLHFIPLIWLQYAVYDPAFPAFVKFAIVFAGTLSISWALTVLLRKIPVVARTI from the coding sequence ATGCTGCACAAGCCAGACGCCAGAGATCAGACCGTGGCGGCGCCGGCGCGCATCGCCGCGCTCGACCGGGCGCGTACCCTCATCACGCTGCTGGTGGTGCTGCACCACGCGGTCATCAACTACAGCTATTTCGGCAATGGCGACCGTATGCGCTGGCTCGGCTTCGATCTGGTCGTGCTGTTCAATGACAGCTTCTTCATGGCCTGCATGTTCTTTATTTCCGGATGGTTCGTCAGCGGCAGCCTGACGCGATGGGGGCCGGCGATCTACCTGCGCAGGCGCGCGTGGCGGCTGGGAGTGCCGTTTCTGGTCTCGATCTTCGTCGTGATACCGATCGCCTATTATCCGAGCTTCGTGCGCTATCACACAGCGGAAACAACGGACTTCAATTTCTTTCATTTCTGGTGGCACACGATCACGATCGGCCCCTGGCCGTCAGGGGCGGCGTGGTTCTTGTGGGTGTTGCTGACGCTCGACGCGATCGCCGCATTGCTGTGGGCCGCGGCACACCGGGCGATCGGAGCGCTCGGGCAATTCATTGACACCCTGCGTGATCGGCCGATGACCGCTTTCGCTGCATTCCTGGCTTTCACGATCGTCATCTATCTGCCGATGCGCCTGGTCTTCGGCGACTCAGCCTGGCTGGTGCCCGGCCATTATCCGCTGCCGATTCAGACCAGCCGCATCCTGCTCTATGCCGGATATTTCTTGGCCGGCGTCGGGGTCGGTGAGGCCGGCTTGAGCGCCGGGCTGCTTGCGGAAAATGGCGCGTTGGCAAGGCGCTGGATGGTGTGGCTCGCCTTTGCGCTTGCCTCCTATGGCGTAATCCTGCTTCTGGTCTATGCGCACCACAATTGGATATCGAATTTCGAATCGCCACCGCTTTGGTGGCACACGGCCTATGGTCTCGCCTTTGCGACCTTCAGCGCGGCGATGACGTTCACGGTCCCCGCTGTTTTCCTGCGCTTCGCTCGATCTTCGTTTCGGCTGCTCGACGCGATGCAGCCCCAGGCCTACGGCATTTACCTCCTGCACTTCATTCCCCTGATCTGGCTGCAATACGCCGTCTATGACCCAGCCTTCCCGGCTTTCGTCAAATTCGCGATCGTGTTCGCCGGCACGCTTTCCATCAGCTGGGCGCTGACCGTCCTGCTACGAAAGATACCCGTCGTCGCGCGGACGATCTGA
- a CDS encoding ABC transporter ATP-binding protein: protein MARMSEPQEPFIRLRNVRKVYRSQGTEFLAVSDVTMDVQEGELISLVGPSGCGKTTVLKILAGLHDADGGSIQIGNARTPFDPARDIGMVFQQALLLKWRTILDNVLLPAEIVGLPIKAARERARDLLNLVGLAGHEDKYPQQLSGGMQQRTAIARAFIHDPKLILMDEPFGALDALTREQMNLEMLRIWRESGKTIIFVTHSIQEAVFLASHCAVLTAGPARMAEYFPIDLPFPRALPIKTTDEFGAYARRIYASLGLGPTA, encoded by the coding sequence ATGGCTCGCATGAGCGAGCCGCAGGAGCCCTTTATCCGGCTGCGCAACGTGCGGAAGGTCTACCGTTCGCAAGGTACAGAATTTCTCGCGGTCTCCGACGTCACCATGGATGTGCAGGAGGGCGAGCTGATCTCGCTGGTTGGGCCGTCCGGCTGCGGCAAGACCACCGTGCTGAAAATCCTTGCCGGGCTGCACGACGCCGACGGCGGCAGTATCCAGATCGGCAACGCCCGCACGCCGTTCGACCCCGCGCGCGACATCGGCATGGTGTTCCAGCAGGCGCTTCTCTTGAAGTGGCGGACCATCCTCGACAATGTGCTGTTGCCGGCAGAGATCGTCGGCCTGCCGATCAAGGCCGCCCGGGAGCGGGCGCGCGATCTCCTCAATCTGGTCGGGCTCGCCGGCCATGAGGACAAGTATCCGCAGCAATTGTCCGGCGGCATGCAGCAGCGTACCGCGATCGCCCGCGCCTTTATCCACGATCCGAAACTGATCCTGATGGATGAGCCGTTCGGCGCGCTCGATGCGCTGACAAGGGAGCAGATGAACCTGGAGATGCTGCGGATCTGGCGCGAAAGCGGCAAGACCATCATTTTTGTGACCCACAGCATCCAGGAAGCCGTGTTTCTCGCCTCGCATTGCGCCGTCCTTACCGCCGGTCCGGCACGGATGGCGGAATATTTCCCGATCGACCTGCCGTTTCCGCGCGCGCTGCCGATCAAGACCACCGACGAATTCGGCGCCTATGCGCGGCGGATCTACGCGAGCCTGGGGCTCGGTCCCACCGCCTAG